Proteins from a single region of Macaca thibetana thibetana isolate TM-01 chromosome 4, ASM2454274v1, whole genome shotgun sequence:
- the FOXF2 gene encoding forkhead box protein F2, giving the protein MTTEGGPPPAPLRRACSPVPGALQAALMSPPPAAAAAAAALETTSSSSSSSSASCASSSSSSNSAGAPSAACKSAGGGGGAGAGSGGAKKASSGLRRPEKPPYSYIALIVMAIQSSPSKRLTLSEIYQFLQARFPFFRGAYQGWKNSVRHNLSLNECFIKLPKGLGRPGKGHYWTIDPASEFMFEEGSFRRRPRGFRRKCQALKPMYHRVVSGLGFGASLLPQGFDFQAPPSAPLGCHSQGGYGGLDMMPAGYDAGAGAPSHAHPHHHHHHHHVPHMSPNPGSTYMASCPVPAGPGGVGAAGGGGGGDYGPDSSSSPVPSSPAMASAIECHSPYTSPAAHWSSPGASPYLKQPPALTPSSNPAASAGLHSSMSSYSLEQSYLHQNAREDLSVGLPRYQHHSTPVCDRKDFVLNFNGISSFHPSASGSYYHHHHQSVCQDIKPCVM; this is encoded by the exons ATGACCACCGAGGGCGGGCCGCCGCCGGCCCCGCTCCGCCGTGCGTGCAGCCCGGTCCCAGGCGCGCTCCAGGCCGCCCTGATgagcccgccgcccgccgccgccgccgccgccgccgccctggagaccacctcctcctcctcgtcgTCGTCCTCCGCCTCCTGCGCCTCGTCCTCGTCCTCCTCCAATTCGGCCGGCGCCCCCTCGGCTGCCTGCAAgagcgcgggcggcggcggcggcgcgggcgcCGGGAGCGGGGGCGCCAAGAAGGCGAGCTCGGGGCTGCGGCGGCCCGAGAAGCCGCCCTACTCGTACATCGCGCTCATCGTCATGGCCATCCAGAGCTCCCCCAGCAAGCGCCTGACGCTCAGCGAGATCTACCAGTTCCTGCAGGCGCGCTTCCCCTTCTTCCGCGGCGCCTACCAGGGCTGGAAGAACTCCGTGCGCCACAACCTCTCGCTCAACGAGTGCTTCATCAAGCTGCCCAAGGGCCTCGGGCGGCCCGGCAAGGGCCACTACTGGACCATCGACCCGGCCAGCGAGTTCATGTTCGAGGAGGGCTCGTTCCGCCGCCGGCCGCGAGGCTTCAGGCGGAAGTGCCAGGCGCTCAAGCCCATGTACCACCGCGTGGTGAGCGGCTTGGGCTTCGGGGCCTCGCTGCTGCCCCAGGGCTTCGACTTCCAGGCGCCCCCGTCGGCGCCGCTCGGCTGCCACAGCCAGGGCGGCTACGGCGGCCTCGACATGATGCCCGCGGGCTACGACGCCGGCGCCGGCGCCCCGAGCCACGCgcaccctcaccaccaccaccaccaccaccacgtcCCGCACATGTCGCCCAACCCGGGTTCCACCTACATGGCCAGCTGCCCGGTGCCCGCGGGACCCGGGGGCGTCGGTGCggccgggggcggcggcggcggcgactaCGGGCcggacagcagcagcagcccggTGCCCTCGTCCCCAGCCATGGCGAGCGCCATCGAATGCCACTCGCCCTACACGAGCCCTGCGGCGCACTGGAGCTCGCCTGGCGCCTCGCCTTACCTCAAGCAGCCGCCTGCCCTGACGCCGAGCAGCAACCCTGCAGCCTCCGCAGGCCTGCACTCCAGCATGTCCTCCTACTCGCTGGAGCAGAGCTACTTGCACCAGAACGCCCGCGAGGACCTCTCAG tgGGACTGCCCCGTTACCAGCATCACTCTACTCCAGTGTGTGACAGAAAAGATTTTGTCCTCAACTTCAATGGGatttcttccttccatccctcaGCTAGCGGGTCgtattatcaccatcaccaccagagCGTCTGTCAGGATATTAAGCCCTGCGTCATGTGA